The Eubalaena glacialis isolate mEubGla1 chromosome 3, mEubGla1.1.hap2.+ XY, whole genome shotgun sequence nucleotide sequence gaaaaaaaaaaaaaactgtttagaGGCAGACTCTTTGTTTAGTGGCTtaaagttctttgttttttagtagAGTGCAATGTACtttaccaaaaatatttaaacttgcAAGTAACATTGTAAAGCAGAATAAAACAATATTAAACAGCATGAAAAGGAACATTAAGGGAGGGAATAGGAAAGTTTTTACATTAAAGAAGTCCactttatttttacagttttttttttaattgaagtacagttgatttacaatgttgtgttagtttctggtgtgcagcaaagtgattcagttatacatatacacacacattcttttccattccattacaggttattacaagatattgattgtagttccctgtgctatatacaggcCCTTGTTGTTAAGAAATCCATTTTCAGTGCacataaattagaaaatgaagaggagccaaaacgtaaaaaaaaatttggaggaCCTGAGATTCGGCTCCCAGAGCTGACCACAGCTGGTAACTTCACCTGTGTTCTTCTGAACCATTTGCACTTTTTAAACGGGAACATACTGTGCAGAGGGCTTGTAACTCTGCTCtcacttaatctatgacaaatcTATTTTTGTCAAAACTTGCAGGGCTACAGTGTCCCCTTACGTGACAGGGTTTGTTACAGATTTCTTATCTGACACTTCGCTAGTGTCAGCTTCTCAGTCTTAAAAACAAAGCTTTTGAACATCCTTGTATGTACAGTCTTGGGCCTTTGTtggattatttctttaggataaatccCTAGAGGTGGAATTTCTGAATTAGTGTATAAAATTTGTAGACTTTCAATACATTTTATCTAAACTGCCCTGCTGACAATTTGAACCAACCTAGATTTCCTCACCAGGCATTTGAGAACATCTTGAGTTGTTTGTTGGAGAACAGGGACTCTTGACCTCAGGCTGACAGGCCCTAGAATTTAAGGGTCTGCAGAATTGGATGGGAAGttgacatctttattttcactaacctcCACGCAAACTTCCCTTCGGTGGCGAATGTGCCGTGGTggtcctgccccccccccacctccgttTCAGAGCCAGGCACCCTCCCCGCGGGTCGTGAGCCCTCGCTGCAGGGCTGGCGGAGGCTGGGCCATTCAGCCGTGGGAGGGGGGCTCAGCGCCTGCACGTGACAGAGGTGTCACAGGTGTGCTTCTCGCTACGTGTCGCTGACCTGGTTTCCTTTCAGTCCCACGTGTGCACCCTCTTCTGAGGACAGCTCTGGGCAGGAGTAAAGTTAAGAGTCAACCCTGGCCTCGTGAGCCCCCTACTCCGTGCTGGGTGGAAAAGGCTACGTTTCAGTTCTTGTTAGTTGTGCTATAATCTGAGAGGGTGATAAATCAGACCTTTGTCACCAGGGGCCTGGGTGGGGAGCAGTGCCCCACAAGCCCTGCGTTCAGCCCGGTCCGTCCTGTTTCCAGGCCAACCTGGAAGGTGGGATCAGTTTTTCGTTGTCGGATTGGGGCCGCTGACCTTCGGTCTTTCGCAGGATGAGAATTGCTTCTCGTGGAGGCACCTTGAGTCACGGGggctgagaaagaagaatgggcGGTGGAAACACGAGCCGGAGCTGGGGAGGGCAGCTGGGGTCTCGGCGGGGCTGGGTGAGCCGGACCTGCTGGGCTCTGGGCCGCTGACCCCCGGCTGCTCCCGGCCTCCACGTGCGATGCCCAGCACAGCCGCGTGGGGCTTCTGCTCAGGATCGGCGCTGTGGCCGGTGACCAGTGGTAAGTGCTGCTGTCACGTGCTCGCCCACCATCCGGGCAGAGAGGACCTGGCCGGCCGTCAGCCGTGGCTATTGCCGGGCGTTTCTCGTCCTCACTCCTGGGCCAAGTCCACAGCACACGTTCATTCTCCGACGGGTGGACGGTCGCGCTTCCCAGCCATCGTGATGGGCAGTCCTGCTCTGGACGCTCTCGCAGGACTTCTCTGGGGGAACCTCGAGATAGGAAGTGCTGATGTGTAGCGTGCGCAGGTGCGTAGCTCGCAAGAGGCTGCCACACCATTTCCGCAAGTGCTCGTACCAGCCGCCCCGTAGCCGTGTCTGGGGGCCTCTGGATCCACACCTTCCAGCAGCTCTGGGTGTTGTCAGACCTGATGGTTTTTGGCagtgggggtgggtggtgtgTCCAGCTCCCTGACCGCTGGTGAGGTCGACCCCCGTGGTCGGACGTGACCCTGCCTCCCCGCATTCTCACCCTCTGTAGCCCCTCCCCTCGAGGCCGGCCTTCTAATGAGCGCCGAACAGCAAACCAGCAAACGAGAAGGGGACGAGGTTACAAAAAGACTCGGGCCTCCTCGGGCGCTTTCTCTCAGCCGCCAGCTCGTTCCAATGCAGGCCAGGTGCCTACTGCGGGCGGCCCCGCGGAGGGGTCTTCCCCCAACAGCTGGCCGGGAGCTGCGCGTGTGGGCTTGGAAGCAGGCGCCCCGGCCTTCGGGTGAGGCCTCGGCCCCTCCTGCCATCGTGACGGCCAACTGCCCAGCACAGCTGCTGCCAGAGTCCCGACCACGGAGGCTTGCGGGGTCGTAGGTGTGTCGTTGCTCTGTGCTGCCGGGTGTGCGGTGCCGCGTCACACGGCGGTGGAGAGCTGATACGCATCCTCTCTCGTGCTTATCGGCCGTTTGGAAACGCTCTCCTGCGCTGGTGTTTTTGCCCACATTTCCTATTAAGTTGTAGGAATTCGTTCCCTCTCCTTTGTCACGTCGTAACTCTCTCCTCCAGGTTGTCGCTTTGTCATTTAGTGTGTTAATGTTACAATACGTTATAGTGCGTTTTGATGGCACAAAATCTCTTAGTTTAGCCAACATAGTctgctttatttatattttcttttatggggATTGCTTTTGGGGATTGGTTTAAGATACTCTTTTCCAGGAAttcgctggcggtccagtggtcaggactcggcactttcactgctggggcccgggttcaatccctggtcggggaactaagatcccgcaagctgtgtggtgcggccagaaaaaaaaaagacactcttTTCCTATACCAGGATCAGGAAAATATTCTCTTACATTCTCCTCTAAACGTGAGGGTTTACACAGCTGCATTTCACAGCCAGGCTGCCCAGGCTCAAGCCCTGAACTGTGGCCAGAGGCCGTTTCCCCACTTCATGTGTCTCACACGGGTGACAGCGTCCCTCCGcaagggttgttgtgaagattcatTGAGTTAATATGTGTGAAATGCTCGGTCAGACCCTACCTGGTTCCTAGGAAGTGCTCTGTGGATGTTGCTAATTGTTCTTATTTGTCTAGAATTGTGAGATCAGGGTCCAGTTTCTTTTCTCTGGTGTGGATAACGGCCATCCTAGTATCAGCGACAGTGGCCTCCCTTCTCCAATGAGCCACAACCCCGCTCTGTCTTGGATCAGAATTCTGCCTGTGCGGAGTCTCTGGGCCTCCGTTccaatttgtttacttgtttctgTGCTGATACAGCACGTGACCTGGAATCCTCCTATCTGGATAGGcgcctcccctttctcctccttcttcaagGAAGTTTCCTGTCTTCTCCCCTTTGTACCTCCATCGAGTGCCCTTTGTAATTAACACGTACCTTGTAGGGATACACTTTGAGACTAAATATTCTGTTATTTCTAAACTTTCACCCAGCCTGAGTCGATTGTTAGTGTGATCATGGGCATGGTCGCCAAACGGAGATTTTCTAATTGCATCAGTCATCTGACTTTGTACCAGAAGGAAGAGCTTTCTCCTTTCCCCGTTTAGTGATCATGGTGGATGTGTGGCTTCTAACCCTTTGTTATTATTTACTTTCTCTCTCAACCTGCGTCCCTCATGCTGGCCCCTGTGTCCTTCTGATAAGTCCCCGTCGCCCTAGgagccctccctctccttctggcCCAGCTCCTGCCCCAGCCGTGGAATCAGCCGTTCCTCCAAGGAGGCTGCTTCGGCCCAGCAGAGAATGAGGCTTAGGAGCCGGCTGTGCTGCTGGGGGCGTCCCTGCCTCCAGGCCTGCCGGGGGGGCAGCAGCGTGCACAGGCGTCCTGCGGCCCCGTCTGCCCCTGCGGCCACCCCTCCTTCCGCGCAGCGCACACCCTTGTCTGCCCCACCTCGAGCTCCCACCCAGACTCCGCGAAGCCGCCCCGGGCCCAGCGCCTGCCTGGGGTGTCGTCTGGCGCCTGCGCGTGTTCTCAGCGCCGCCGGCACGGTTACTGGCTGGCTTCCTGTCCTTCGCTCTTCAGTGGGATGATGTCGCTCACCCGAGTTGTGGTTTGGTCCGGGTAGTTCTGTCTGTATTGCACGTTAGAGATTTTTGGGTTTAGAGATGTTATTGATTTGATCATTTTTGGTTCCAGAGGGTGTGAATGTTGAAAAGGTACGTGGCATTGGCAGGATCTGTGCGTTGTGGATGCTGTAATGATCCGCAGCCCCTGGCCTGGTGCTCAGCCTCTGCCGTCCATCCTCCTCTCCTCGGCTTTCGACACCTGCATTTTCTCACCATCAGACCTGCTCTTGTGGCAGGGAAACTGCAGCGGTGCCAGGTTCAGCGCCTCAGGTCAGGGAGACATGGTGTCTCTGTCTCATTCCTGGTGGTTCCCACTTTGGTGGCTCCATGGAGGGGCGTCCGCTCGTTTCTCGGGGGGGTAAAGTTGTGATTGACCCTGGTCACCAGTTAACACCTTGCAGGGAAATAGTCGGAGGACACCGTAGTTTCATTCAGCAGTGGGACGTTTCCTCTCTAGACTTGCCATTTTCTCATCCCGCTGATTTATTCCtgacagtttcttcatctgtttgtctGCACGACTGCATCCTGTCCATCTGTCCCTCCTGGAGCAGCCAGGAGGCTGCTCCTCCCCCACTGGCAGCCTGCTGGCCAGGTGGTCTCTGATCTTTGATCCTCACCTGTCCTCAGGCTGAGTCGTGGAAGCTTTTCTCCAGGGCGCCTTGCCTCTCCTTCTGGTGGCTGGGCCGTGGCTGGGGCCTCTTTGGCCCTTGTGGGCTGTGTCCAGAAGCAGGACCCCAGGTCACCTTGGTGGCTGCATCCTTGATGCCTGCCACCTCGAGCTCCCTGTGTGCTTCTGGGGGTCTTCGGAGCCTCCACGTCAAGTCCTGTCCTGAGTCGGATCTTCTTGGGAGCCCGGGGCCCCTGGTGAGATTTGCACTTCTGCCACCCTGGTCTTGATCCCCAGGGACCCTGTTCTGGTGACTTTTAAAGCAGCACGTCCTGCTTGCCGGTGGGCACTCGGCTCCCCCTGCCCGGTCTCCTGCCTTGGCTCAGCTCCCAGGGCACTGAAGGGTGACCAGAAGTTCGGGGCTGCTCAGCTGCTTTCTCTGTCAAGGCCTCTCCTTGGGGCCCTGATTTCTGTCCTCAAGGTCTATACTGTGCCTGTTGAATTCCCCAGAGAAGGGTCTTCTGGCGTCCGGCCTGGAGGGCCACCCGCCCGGGTCTCTGCTTTCCCTGCCACCTCGGCCTCCATCACAGCCCAGGGGCCTCGTTCACTGCCTGGTCTCGGCTGCTTCTCTGTAGTGGCCCCTCCTTattccagccccccagccccacccccggaGCCGCTGGAGGAGCCCTCCAGGCCTCAGACCCCCATCACCCGACAAagcaaaagcaagcaaacaactaGGAATCCTGGTATGACTTAGTGAGTCTTGTCAAGAAGGAACAAGACAGGACCGTCCATTCCGAAGTtgatttcatttgtttgtttgttttgggggtgggccacgtgacttgtgggatcttagttccccgaccagggattgaaccccgggccactgcagtgaaagtgccgagtcccaaccactggaccgccagggaattcccgtgatttcattttttaagacatTCAAAGCCCTTGTTCTGACTCCAGAGGCATTTGGACTCCTTCCGGAAACTACACACACGGAGGTTGCCGACCCCTCCTGCTGCACGTGAAAGCGGGAGGTTTGCCTGTCCCTTGGCTGTCGCGTCCTCGGTCACCAGGCTGGGTGGGCTGCTTGTGGGGTGTCGATGGTCAGGAAGAGGTCACGCGCTGGAGGGAGCCTGAGCATCCATCCTGGGCTCCCTGGGCACTGCTCTGGACGCAGTGGACAGTAGTGCTGGTCTGTGACGGAGCGCCTGCTGCCTTCCAGTCCGGAACCTGCGGCAGGACACAGAAAGCTCCTGGCGCCACGTGAGACCAGGTCACCAAGGGCAGACGGTCAGGGAGGCTCTGGTCTGAACAGGCATCTGTCTCCCCAGGTGCTGGCTGGCTCTTTTTCATGTATAAATCCTCAGCTTTCGGAACAGCCTAGCAAACAGCGCGATGCCTGCCATGCTTGCCCGCTTGCATCCCCCGTCCCaggcccacccacccccagcttgAGTTCCCAGTTCTTTGCTCTTAACAGCactttttgtgcttttatttctaaTGACACGTCGTGTCTGGACACACCTAAGTGCTGCTGGTGGTGCTGTGTCGTGTGTCTCCTTCCGCGACTCGGCCTCAGCACTTCCGACGGCTGTAAGGTTTGCCCGTCGCCCGTGTGCGGCTTCCCTCTGCCCGCTGGGGGCGTCCGTCCCCACCCACTGCCGTCTGCGTCCCTGTCGACAGGCGCGTAGGTTCTGTTTGGCTTTTGTTTTGCTGCTGGCAAAAAAGTGCCGCGTTGACCCCATCTGACGGACGCTCTGTCCCCATGCCACCCCGGCCATGGGCTCTGCTGACTCTTTCTTACGTTGTTCCCTGTCACTTGCGGTGACTCCTGAAAGGTCCCATCCCCACCGTTATGGTCTGAATCTGTTTGCATCTGTGCTGCCACCTGCTTTCGGCCTGGGACAGTCGGGAGGCGCTGGAGCCTCGTGTGCTGGTTGGGCGGGGGTGTGTGTGATGGATTCTGCTTCTTCAGAGGCCGCCAACACCCTCCACCCTCGGGGCAGACGGGGCAGAACCTCCAGGGCGGGTGAGAGTACAGCCCAGCACAATGACCTTGGGGGTCGTGGGTGGCCCCTGGGCGCAGACCCAGCAGAAACGCGAGGAACGACCCGCACAGGACGGACGTGGCGGACGGCCTGGGGCCCGGTGTGGTCAGCAGTGGGGATGAGTCCCTTGTGGCTTGTTCATCCAGTGAAATACCGCACCGTCACCAGGTGAGCGGCGGCTGTGGAACTGCACGGACCCGTCTTTGTTTCAAAGCAGCTTCTTGTTGAGGAAGGAGAGCGGGCGCCCCGGGCCTCGGGACTCCGCGGCGGAGCTCTGGCGTCCGGCTGGAGCTCCTTGAGCTGCAGAGAAGGAGGCGGAGGCCCGGCTGGCGGTGCTGCCCGGGAAGCTGTGAGTTTCCCAGATGGAAACCGAGTGGAGAGCGTGGGGGGAAGTGCCTGCACCTTGCCTCCAGCCTCGTTTTGTGACGAGAGAGAGGAAAGGCGATGGGACCCTCCCCGGGGGCTTCTGGAGCATCACCTCACAAACAGGTTCGGTTTTGGAGCCTCAGTGGTGGCGGCGGGGCTTGTGTGACAAACCCCGGGTCAGGGTCCCTGAAGAGGGGGGCCTGGTGCCGTCGGTGGGCCTGACGGGGGCTCCTTGAGAGGCAGAGCCCCCGCGGCCGGTGGGAGCTGTGTCCTGGGGAGGCCCGGCTGCAGGGCTGGGCATCCAGACGGGGTCAGCCAGGGGCCCGGGGGTGGGGCGCCATCTCTCTGCTCTCGGGGACCCCGAGCCACACATGGGCTTTGTTCCTGTGTTTTCCGTCCGCCTGCAGCTGGGCCGCTGTTCCCAGCTGGGGGGCAGCACGGGCTCCCCACACCCCCGCTGGGCCACGGCCGGTCCAGCCCACGGAGGTACAGCTCCCAGCAGGGTGTGGCCCAGAGAGGACGGCGGGACCGGGctgggaagaggaagggggaCAGGGCGTTAGCGGAGATCTGGCCCCGTCAGCGCCCGGAGGTCTCAAAGGGCTCGTGTGTATTGTGGGGGCAGTGGGGGCCCACGGGAGGGCCACGTGCATCCGTCGTGGTCTGGGGTGCGTTTGGGGAGCTGCCCTGGTGTCCTGAGGGTTGGGGTGCATGTCAGGCCTGGGTGCCCACTGGGACCTGGTGCTGCTGAGCTTGTGGGGTGACTGAGAGCACTGGGTGGACACAGGGAGCCGGGGGGCAGCTCAGCCAGGAGCCTGGCTTCAGGTGGGGTCGGGGAGTCACAAGTCTGTCTGGGTCACGCATGCCTGGAAGTTAAGTTAAAGCACGACGGGCGCCCCTCGAATGTCAGCATCGGAGGGACGAGGACGTAGGCAGCCAGCTTGGCTGCctaggggcgggggcagggggctgggaacTCCGGTTTGGTGTCACTGGGGAGGAGTGGCCAGGGCTCCTGAGCTGGGCAGGTGGTCGTCACTGGGACGCTGCTTAAAGCCAGaactgggacttccccggcggtccagtggttaggactcggcgctttcaccaccaagggcatgggttcaatccctggtcggggaactaagatcccacaagctgtgcagtgtggccaaaaaaataaattaaaaaaaaagaagggccaGAACTTGAAGCACTCAGCCACCAGCAAACGGGAGAGACCGGGTTGGGCTTCGCCTGTGATCTTAGGGAGTGAGGGGTCTCTCCTGAGAAGTCGTGGCCACAGGCCTGAGCGCCAAGCAGGTGTGGGTCTGCTGAGGGAGCAGCACCCTCTCCTGGGCACCCGCTGAGGTGGTCCCCACGCCCGCTCCAAGGCCCGCCCTCAAGCCCAGGAGGAGGTCCCCCGGCCCAGGATCTGCGCACGTGGACAGCCCCCTCGAGCCAGCGGCAGCTGACCCGCTGAGAGGCTGAGGGTCGTACTGTCAGGGCTTGGGTGATGAACTGTTAGACCGTGAAAGAGACGATGCAAAGAAGGAATCGAAAGTTGAGAGAAACAGGCCAGTTTGAAACGGTAACAAATAGAACGCAAAGAACGCAGGGGTTGGAACTCAAAACCCGATGGAGGGACAGAAACTCAGAGTCTCTGACGGGGCAGGTCAACCCTCCCACAAAGGACACCTCAAAACACTGGATGAAATATTAAGAAGTCGGGTGAGGGCGTGGGAGAGCCAGCCTGGTGGGAAGAGCTCGGGGCGAGGGGGCCCCTTCCTCGGCGGCTCTGGTTGGTCCCAGGGTGGGTGGGAAGGTGCGGAGCACTTGTGACAGCTTCCGGGGTGGGGGCGGAGAACCCAGGCCTCAGCCGAGCTGCGGGAGGGCAGCCTGGAGGATGAGCTCGAGGCTGGGCCGGCCGCTTGGGGGGTGCGGGGTGCcccgggggtggggcagggctggaagaggcaggggttGGCAGGTACTGTAGAAGGAGTTCGGGCCGGGATTGGCTGGAGGGTCAGGTGTGTGGGGAGGGAACGGAGGCCGGTAAAGGCTTTGGTCTCAGAAACTTATTGGAAGAGAAGTCCGAGCCGTCGGGGCGCCCGCTCCTTTGGGGCTGGAAACAAGGCCAGGACCCCGAGTTTGCGTCTTGAAGTTACTCTAAGTGGGTGATTAAACTCGGCAGGACCTTAGCCGCTCACGCAACGCCGTCCTTTCCTTCCCACTCCAGCCCGCGCCCCGCCCAGTGCCGCCCACATGGCCACTGCCTCCGTCCCCGCGTCCCTGCCCTGCGCTGCCCGCCACCCATGAGATGTCGGCATCCGCTAAGCCCGCGGCCCTGGCAGAGCTGGCTCCGGGCCCCGGTGAGAAGCCGGGGGGACGGCCGCTCCTGACCTGGGGCCCCGTGTTCGGCCACCGGAGTGAGAAGATCGCGTTTGGCCAGAGCGAAGGTGGCCCCGACGAGCAGGTGCTCACGGTCACCGTCACCGAGACGACCGTCATCGAGGCGGACCTGGGCGTGTGGGGTGCCCGCGCCCTCATCTACCTCACACTCTGGTTCTTCTTCAGCTTCTGCACCCTGTTTCTCAACAAGTACATCCTGTCCCTGCTGGAAGGGGAGCCCAGCATGCTAGGTACCCCGCCGGGCGCTGGCGGTGGGATGGAGCTCCCGGCGGGGCGGGGCCCCTCTGCTCAGCTGGCGCCCCCGTCTCCTCCTCCAGGGGCCGTGCAGATGCTGTCAACCACGCTCATCGGCTGTGTTAAAATATTTGTTCCCTGCTGTTTGTATCAGCACAAAACCCGGCTTTCTTACCCTCCCAACTTCATCATGACCATGTTGTTCGTGGGTCTCATGAGGTAAGCAGCTAACGTTTCTGGTTGAGGGTCTGAGTTTTTTACACGTAAAACACCTTCCCCCGCTGACTGTTACCATCAGGTaatcctgggagggagggggccgggcgggggcggggcagacGCGCGCACCCTCTGGGCTCCTACCAGGTCTGCCCCGTGGCTGCAGATGCGCCAACTCATCCCTGTGACGCTGTTGACTGTCTTAGGTTTGCAACAGTGGTTTTGGGTCTGGTCAGCCTGAAAAATGTGGCGGTGTCCTTTGCTGAGACGGTGAAGAGCTCAGCCCCCATCTTCACTGTGATCCTGTCCCGGACCGTCCTGGGGGAGCACACCGGTGAGCAGCCCCCAGCGCCCGGGCCTGCCAACTCCTCCGGGGGCCGCTCCCACCCACGTCACCCTGGAGCTCAGCTCCCTCCGCTTCCCTCCTGGTCGTTTCTTAGCCTCAGAGGCCGGGGATGGTAGGAGCTGGGTGAAGGAGTGACAGGCAGGTAACCTCGGTGCCATTGCCCGTCCCAGGAATCTGCCAGGCACCCCGGCCCCTCCTCCGcaccccctcctgccctccactGTGGCTCCCCGAAGCTCAGCAGAGGGGACTTGTTACAAATCTCCAACCTGGGCTGCGGGCACGCGCTGCCAGCTGCACACACGTCCCTGACTTTCCCGCCAACCGTTTAGAGCGTGTGGCTCTGTGAAGACAAGCAGAGTGCAGACTCGTGGGCGTGACACGTGGTGTTTGACCCCGGGGGCGGGGGTCGCTCACAGAGGGAGACACGTGTTTGCTTCAACTGGGAAAATGACAAAAAGGTAAAACAAGGCGGCACCTGcctcagggagagaggaggatgaGGACGGACAGGGCACAGCCGGGCTTCTCGCAGACGTGCCCTTGGAGCCGCACAAACGCTTAGGTGACGGTAAAACAGAATCAAGTCAAAGTGTAAAAGCAATTCCTAAGATCGTACTCGGCAGGAAACAGCCTGACTGCACATCAAGCTTAACCACGCAGAAGGGATTTATCTCAAGGGCCTTAAAAACATCACACTTTGGGTTCCAGCTGTGGCGGATACGTGTGTAGAAAACCAGCTGTCTTGCTGAGAACAATTAGGAAATCTTGATAAAA carries:
- the SLC35E2B gene encoding solute carrier family 35 member E2B isoform X2, whose protein sequence is MEGQKLRVSDGAGQPSHKGHLKTLDEILRSRPAPRPVPPTWPLPPSPRPCPALPATHEMSASAKPAALAELAPGPGEKPGGRPLLTWGPVFGHRSEKIAFGQSEGGPDEQVLTVTVTETTVIEADLGVWGARALIYLTLWFFFSFCTLFLNKYILSLLEGEPSMLGAVQMLSTTLIGCVKIFVPCCLYQHKTRLSYPPNFIMTMLFVGLMRFATVVLGLVSLKNVAVSFAETVKSSAPIFTVILSRTVLGEHTGLLVNLSLIPVMGGLALCTATEMSFNFLGFSAALSTNIMDCLQNVFSKKLLSGDKYRFSAAELQFYTSAAAVAMLVPAWIFFMDLPVIGRSGRSFRYSQDVLLLLLADGVLFHLQSVTAYALMGRISPVTFRVTSLSAVGTVLVTAGVLLYNKAKQQQREAMQSLAAATSQSPDGSPEPLLPPDPRPHH
- the SLC35E2B gene encoding solute carrier family 35 member E2B isoform X1; the protein is MEGQKLRVSDGAGQPSHKGHLKTLDEILRSRPAPRPVPPTWPLPPSPRPCPALPATHEMSASAKPAALAELAPGPGEKPGGRPLLTWGPVFGHRSEKIAFGQSEGGPDEQVLTVTVTETTVIEADLGVWGARALIYLTLWFFFSFCTLFLNKYILSLLEGEPSMLGAVQMLSTTLIGCVKIFVPCCLYQHKTRLSYPPNFIMTMLFVGLMRFATVVLGLVSLKNVAVSFAETVKSSAPIFTVILSRTVLGEHTGLLVNLSLIPVMGGLALCTATEMSFNFLGFSAALSTNIMDCLQNVFSKKLLSGDKYRFSAAELQFYTSAAAVAMLVPAWIFFMDLPVIGRSGRSFRYSQDVLLLLLADGVLFHLQSVTAYALMGRISPVTFSVASTVKHALSIWLSVIVFGNRVTSLSAVGTVLVTAGVLLYNKAKQQQREAMQSLAAATSQSPDGSPEPLLPPDPRPHH